From one Humulus lupulus chromosome 8, drHumLupu1.1, whole genome shotgun sequence genomic stretch:
- the LOC133797852 gene encoding SEC12-like protein 1, whose amino-acid sequence MEVGGGGSDKGPVSCGSWIRRPENVNLVVLGRSRKRGDASPSMLEIFSFDPKTTSLSSSPLDKYVMEEVEGDLVSIAVHPSGEDILCSTTNGGCKLFEYGRDSNAKLSARKLTPLEGVGPQKCVAFSVDGSKLATGGVDGHLRIFAWPSLRVILDEPKAHKSVHDIDFSLDSEFLVSTSTDGSARIWKTEDGYPLTTLTRNTEENIQLCRFSKDGTKPFLFCTVQKGDKVVIAVWDISTWNRIGHKRLLKKPASIMSVSKDGKYLALGSKDGDICVVDIKKMAICHWSRRLHLGTCIETLEFCPSERVVLTTSNEWGAVATKLNVPVDWKEWQIYLMLLGLFLASALAFYIFMQNSDSFWQFPEKNQAAATKYNTFFGDSQSSEDPFGPVDM is encoded by the exons ATGGAGGTCGGCGGTGGCGGCTCGGATAAGGGCCCGGTGAGTTGCGGTTCGTGGATCCGAAGACCCGAAAATGTCAACCTGGTGGTTTTGGGGAGGTCTAGGAAGCGAGGAGATGCTTCGCCTTCTATGCTCGAGATTTTCTCCTTTGATCCTAAGACcacttctctctcttcttctcctctG GATAAGTATGTGATGGAAGAAGTGGAAGGTGATTTGGTCTCGATTGCGGTGCATCCGAGTGGAGAGGATATTTTGTGCTCTACAACTAATGGTGGCTGCAA ATTGTTTGAGTATGGTCGAGACTCAAATGCAAAGCTCTCGGCAAGAAAGCTAACACCTCTTGAAGGTGTTGGGCCTCAGAAATGTGTAGCTTTTAGTGTTGATGGTTCTAAACTTGCCACTGGTGGTGTG GATGGACATCTAAGAATTTTTGCATGGCCAAGTCTTCGCGTAATTTTAGATGAACCAAAGGCACACAAATCAGTTCATGATATTGATTTTAG CTTAGACTCAGAGTTTTTAGTTTCGACATCAACAGATGGCTCCGCAAGAATATGGAAGACGGAAGATGGCTATCCCCTAACAACTTTAACACGCAACAca GAGGAAAACATTCAACTATGCCGGTTTTCTAAGGATGGGACGAAGCCATTTCTGTTTTGCACTGTTCAAAAAG GTGATAAAGTAGTCATTGCAGTTTGGGATATAAGTACATGGAATAGAATTGGGCATAAGAGGCTACTTAAAAAGCCTGCTTCCATAATGTCCGTCAGCAAGGATGGGAAATATCTTGCTCT GGGAAGCAAAGATGGAGATATATGTGTAGTTGATATAAAGAAGATGGCGATCTGCCACTGGAGTAGAAGGCTACATCTGGGGACATGTATTGAAACACTAGAGTTTTGTCCCAGTGAAAG GGTTGTTCTTACTACTTCTAATGAATGGGGAGCTGTGGCAACTAAGCTAAATGTTCCAGTAGATTGGaaag AATGGCAAATCTATTTGATGCTCTTGGGACTATTTTTGGCTTCTGCTCTGGCATTTTACATATTTATGCAGAACTCAGATTCATTTTGGCAGTTTCCTGAGAAAAATCAAGCAGCAGCAACCAAGTATAATACTTTTTTCGGTGATTCACAGTCTTCAGAGGATCCATTTGGTCCAGTAGATATGTGA
- the LOC133797853 gene encoding phosphoglucan phosphatase DSP4, amyloplastic — protein MNCLQSLPRSSALLLQGPSSHRRKPFGHINTLRVINTTDLPRRSMAIKATSGSTSSAEMSGSASGADVEEELSETYSHNMTAAMGAVLTYRHELGMNYNFIRPDLIVGSCLQTPHDVDKLRAIGVKTIFCLQQNPDLEYFGVDIGAIQEYASTFHDIEHLRAEIRDFDAHDLRVRLPAVVSKLYQAVNRNGGVTYIHCTAGMGRAPATALAYMFWVQGYKLDEALKLLLSKRPCFPKVDAIKSATADILTGLNKKTVTLTWKDNNCSLVEVSGLDIGWGQRMPLNFDEEQGLWTLKRELFEGQYEYKYIVDGEWITNGNELIKTPNKDGHVNNYVQVFGDDSGSASASLRKRLFEDSDLTTEERENIRKFLETNASDE, from the exons ATGAATTGCCTTCAGAGCCTTCCAAG ATCATCAGCTTTGCTTCTCCAAGGCCCGAGCTCTCATCGGAGAAAGCCTTTTGGCCACATTAATACTCTG AGAGTGATCAATACGACTGATCTACCCCGAAGAAGTATGGCTATCAAG GCAACTTCTGGTTCCACATCTAGCGCTGAGATGAGTGGCAGTGCCAGTGGGGCCGATGTAGAGGAGGAACTATCTGAGACATATAGTCACAACATGACAGCGGCAATGGGTGCTG TTCTGACTTATAGACATGAATTGGGAATGAACTACAATTTCATCCGTCCAGATTTGATCGTGGGGTCATGCCTACAG ACCCCTCATGATGTTGACAAGCTTCGTGCAATTGGAGTAAAAACTATATTTTGCTTGCAACAAAATCCAGATTTGGA ATATTTTGGGGTAGATATTGGAGCTATACAGGAGTATGCCAGTACATTTCATGACATTGAGCACTTGCGAGCTGAGATAAG AGACTTTGATGCACATGATTTACGGGTGCGGCTGCCAGCTGTTGTCAGCAAATTATACCAGGCTGTAAACCGAAATGGAGGTGTGACTTATATACATTGTACTGCTGGAATGGGACGAGCTCCTGCTACTGCG TTAGCATATATGTTCTGGGTTCAGGGGTATAAACTAGACGAAGCTCTGAAATTGCTGCTG AGCAAACGCCCATGCTTCCCTAAAGTGGATGCTATAAAAAGCGCAACTGCTGATATT CTTACAGGCCTAAACAAGAAAACTGTTACCTTGACATGGAAAGATAACAATTGCTCTCTGGTGGAAGTATCTGGACTTGATATTGGATGGGGTCAG AGAATGCCTCTAAATTTTGATGAGGAACAGGGTCTGTGGACTCTAAAGAGGGAACTGTTC GAAGGACAGTACGAGTACAAGTACATTGTCGATGGTGAATGGATAACCAATGGAAATGAACTGATTAAAACTCCCAACAAGGATGGCCATGTCAACAATTATGTTCAA GTTTTTGGTGATGATTCAGGTAGTGCTAGTGCATCCCTACGAAAGAGGTTGTTTGAGGATTCTGATCTTACAACAGAGGAAAGAGAGAACATAAGGAAGTTCTTGGAAACTAATGCTAGTGATGAATAG
- the LOC133797854 gene encoding tubulin-folding cofactor E — MQETEFRLGQRVHSAGDPWRIGTVKYLGPVQGYSGSWVGVDWDSGDGKHDGSINGVRYFQAKSERSGSFVRTHNLSSGISLIEALRLRYQGDTTKEEEDEMYVLSSSNKRVSIQLLGKEKIQDKLSRFEELTGASLSFLGVSSPGFSGDTGSLLPNIKELDLTGNLLSDWKDVGTICKELPMLTALNLSYNLMAPDIVGLPQLKSIRILVLNHTGVNWTKVEILKHSLPAIEELHLMGNSINTIDPPSSFTVQGFDSLRLLNLEDNCIADWKEIMKLSLLKSLEQLHLNKNNLSCISYSDDGRLHELSRSSESHEKTDKPFQNLCCLLLGNNNLEDLASIDALNFFPKLVDIRLSDNPVADPGRGGVPRFVLIARLAKVEVLNGSEVRPRERKESEIRYIRLVMSKMQGSPEDVQRLHPRFLELKKFHGIEDEKLSSSGTAGPQKMASGLLSIILKCVGASIGEKPLLTKKLPGTTTVGKLKILCESFFKLKSVKLKLYLQEEGSPLPILLDDEMASLLDVGVGNESTILVDEES; from the exons atgcAAGAGACCGAGTTCAGACTCGGTCAGCGAGTTCACTCAGCCGGAGATCCCTGGCGAATCGGAACGGTGAAGTACCTTGGACCCGTCCAAGGCTATTCCGGCAGCTGGGTCGGAGTGGACTGGGACAGTGGGGACGGCAAGCACGATGGTTCCATCAATGGGGTCCGATATTTCCAGGCCAAGTCCGAACGATCCGGCTCTTTCGTTCGGACCCACAATTTGAGTTCCGGCATTTCGTTGATTGAAGCTCTCCGGCTCAGATACCAAGGTGACACGactaaagaagaagaag ATGAAATGTATGTTCTTTCATCGAGTAATAAACGGGTGTCCATTCAGCTTCTTGGTAAAGAAAAAATTCAAGATAAATTAAGTCGGTTCGAGGAGTTGACTGGTGCATCGCTTTCTTTCTTGGGTGTTAGTTCACCGGGATTCTCTGGTGATACTGGTAGTCTCCTCCCAA ATATAAAGGAGCTTGATTTGACTGGAAATCTGCTATCAGACTGGAAG GATGTTGGCACTATCTGTAAAGAGTTACCAATGCTTACAGCACTCAATTTGTCCTACAATTTAATGGCGCCAGACATTGTTGGGCTGCCACAACTAAAAAGCATACGCATTTTAGTTTTGAACCATACTGGTGTAAACTGGACAAAG GTtgaaattttaaaacattcaTTGCCAGCAATTGAAGAGTTACATCTTATGGGAAATAGCATAAACACAATAGAT CCTCCTTCGTCCTTTACAGTTCAGGGATTTGATTCTCTGCGGCTTCTGAATTTGGAAGACAATTGTATAGCTGATTGGAAAGAAATTATGAAACTTTCGCTGCTGAAAAG CTTGGAGCAGCTTCATTTAAACAAGAACAATTTGAGCTGTATCTCTTACTCAGATGATGGTAGGTTACATGAACTTTCAAGATCTAGTGAATCACATGAAAAAACTGACAAGCCATTTCAAAATCTGTGTTGCCTTCTTCTCG GAAACAACAATCTCGAGGATCTGGCTTCCATTGATGCACTGAACTTCTTTCCAAAACTAGTG GATATACGGCTCTCTGACAATCCAGTAGCTGATCCTGGAAGAGGTGGCGTACCAAGATTTGTTTTGATTGCACGTTTGGCTAAAGTTGAAGTTCTGAATGGGAGTGAG GTTAGGCCTCGTGAAAGAAAAGAGTCTGAGATTCG GTATATCCGCTTAGTGATGTCAAAGATGCAAGGCAGTCCAGAAGATGTCCAGCGGCTTCACCCTAG GTTTCTCGAGCTTAAAAAATTTCATGGAATTGAAGATGAGAAACTTTCTTCAAGTGGGACGGCAGGCCCTCAGAAAATGGCTTCTGGGCTTCTAT CCATCATTCTTAAATGTGTTGGAGCATCTATTGGAGAGAAGCCCCTACTTACAAAGAAGCTCCCAGGCACCACAACG GTTGGCAAGCTAAAGATCCTTTGTGAGAGCTTTTTCAAGTTGAAGTCTGTAAAGCTGAAATTGTATCTTCAAGAAGAG GGTTCTCCTTTGCCAATATTGCTGGACGATGAAATGGCATCTCTACTGGATGTTGGTGTTGGCAATGAATCAACCATACTTGTCGATGAAGAGAGTTAA
- the LOC133797855 gene encoding uncharacterized protein LOC133797855 translates to MGRNSSPSSPDGYDGNVNTVPVSGAGNDLASHSIGTSFLFKRNPNPSHQRDRGKPLSDRHSSLLLRGVRSHPNRFNRKGFLWLFPFKGKSTFYLVIIFAVFLFAMASMVLQSSITSVFRQGSDRGRLLRDGLKLGSTLRFVPGRIARGLAEGNGLDHLRNEPRIAVRAPRLAIVLGNMKKNPQSLLLITVLKSMQKLGYVLKIFAVEDGNARTIWEQLGGQISVIGSESYGHIDWSIFEGVIVDSLEAKGAISSLMQEPFCSVPLIWIIQEDTLANRLSMYEEMGWMHLISHWRSAFSRANVIVFPDFSLPMLYSVLDSGNFFVIPGSPLDVWAAERYIKTQSKIQLRKNNGFSNDDLLVLVVGSSTFYNELSWDYAVAMHTIGPLLIKYARRKDPEGSFKFVFLYGNSTDGYDDFLQEVAARLGLQDGSLRHFGLNSDVKSVLLMADIVLYDSSQQVQGFPPLLLQAMTFEIPVIAPDFPVLKKHVVGGVHGIFFTKHNPDALMKAFSLLISNGKLSRFAQTVASAGRRLAKNMLASECIMGYARLLENVLNFPSDAFLPSPVSQLRSRVWEWELFPKEIDLTYGEILKTDEGGVLLQNLSVVYALEGELTNSANVKNISEDGAGNLKQDIPHQLDWDVLEEIENSEEYERLETEELEERMDRNSGIWDEIYRNARKSEKLKFEANERDEGELERTGQPVCIYEIYSGAAAWPFLHHGSLYRGLSLSTRAQRLRSDDVNAVSRLPVLNETYYRDILCEIGGMFAIAKKVDNIHGRPWIGFQSWHAAGRKVSLSTEAEKVLEETIQENTKGDVIYFWARMNMNEGFENALTFWSMCDILNGGYCRNAFEDTFRRMYGLPSHIEALPPMPEDGGHWSALHSWVMPTPSFLEFVMFSRMFADSLDALHTNGSKRNICLLGSSDIEKKHCYCRILEVLVNVWAYHSGRKMVLIDPHSGSLQEQHPVELRQGHMWAKYFNISLLKRMDEDLAEAADDGDHPSEMWLWPLTGEVHWQGIYEREREQRYRLKMDKKRKTKEKLIERMKYGYRQKSLGG, encoded by the exons ATGGGCCGAAATTCGTCGCCTTCTTCTCCAGATGGTTACGACGGCAATGTTAATACCGTCCCCGTCTCCGGTGCTGGTAATGATCTCGCTTCTCACTCGATCGGTACGAGCTTTCTTTTCAAGCGGAACCCTAACCCTAGCCACCAGCGAGATCGAGGCAAGCCGTTGTCGGATCGCCATTCATCGTTGTTGTTGCGGGGTGTCCGATCGCATCCCAATCGTTTCAATCGTAAAGGTTTTCTGTGGTTGTTTCCTTTCAAAGGGAAGTCGACGTTTTATTTAGTGATAATCTTTGCGGTGTTCTTGTTTGCAATGGCGTCCATGGTGCTGCAGAGCTCGATCACGTCGGTGTTCAGGCAAGGGAGTGATAGGGGGAGATTGCTGAGAGATGGTTTGAAGCTTGGCAGCACGCTCAGGTTCGTGCCTGGGAGGATAGCACGCGGACTCGCAGAGGGGAATGGTCTCGATCATTTGCGCAATGAGCCGAGGATTGCTGTTCGGGCGCCTAGACTTGCTATT GTGTTAGGAAACATGAAGAAGAATCCACAGTCCCTGCTGTTAATTACTGTGTTAAAGAGCATGCAAAAGCTTGGTTATGTGCTTAAG ATTTTTGCAGTAGAGGATGGAAATGCACGGACAATATGGGAGCAACTTGGAGGTCAGATTTCAGTTATTGGTTCTGAGAGTTATGGACATATTGATTGGTCAAT CTTTGAAGGTGTTATTGTTGATTCGCTTGAAGCAAAAGGGGCAATTTCAAG CCTTATGCAGGAACCTTTCTGTTCAGTACCTTTGATATGGATAATTCAAGAAGATACCCTCGCAAACCGTCTTTCAATGTATGAGGAAATGGGCTGGATGCACCTTATTTCTCACTGGAGAAGTGCTTTTAGTAGAGCTAACGTTATTGTGTTTCCAGATTTCAGTCTGCCG ATGTTATATAGTGTGCTTGACTCTGGAAACTTCTTTGTCATTCCTGGATCTCCACTAGATGTTTGGGCTGCAGAACGCTACATTAAGACCCAATCCAAAATTCAGTTAAGAAAGAATAATGGATTTAGCAATGATGATTTGTTGGTTCTTGTAGTTGGAAGTTCGACCTTTTACAATGAGCTATCATGGGACTATGCTGTGGCAATGCATACGATAGGACCTTTGCTAATAAAATATGCTAGAAGGAAAGATCCTGAGGGGTCTTTTAAGTTTGTTTTTTTATATGGTAATTCCACTGATGGATACGATGACTTCTTACAG GAAGTTGCTGCACGTCTGGGACTTCAGGATGGTTCTTTGAGGCATTTTGGCTTGAACAGTGATGTGAAGAGTGTGTTGTTAATGGCTGACATTGTTCTTTATGATTCCTCCCAACAAGTACAAGGTTTTCCTCCATTACTTCTTCAAGCAATGACTTTTGAAATTCCAGTTATAGCACCTGATTTCCCGGTCTTGAAGAAACAT GTAGTTGGTGGAGTTCATGGGATATTCTTTACAAAACATAATCCAGATGCTTTAATGAAGGCTTTTTCACTCCTTATTTCAAATGGAAAACTTTCTAGATTTGCTCAGACAGTTGCCTCCGCTGGCAGACGCCTTGCAAAGAACATGCTGGCATCAGAATGTATAATGGGTTATGCACGACTTCTAGAGAATGTGCTCAATTTCCCTTCTGATGCATTCCTTCCAAGTCCAGTGTCTCAGCTTCGTTCTAGGGTATGGGAATGGGAGTTGTTCCCGAAGGAAATTGATTTGACATATGGCGAAATTCTAAAAACTGATGAGGGTGGAGTTTTGCTTCAAAACTTGAGTGTTGTCTATGCCCTTGAAGGAGAGTTGACAAATTCTGCCAATGTCAAGAACATCTCTGAGGATGGAGCTGGAAATCTGAAACAAGATATCCCACATCAACTTGACTGGGATGTTTTAGAGGAAATAGAGAACTCTGAAGAATATGAGAGGTTGGAAACAGAGGAG CTTGAAGAAAGGATGGATAGAAACTCTGGTATATGGGATGAGATATATCGGAATGCTCGAAAATCTGAAAAGCTTAAGTTTGAAGCCAATGAGAGGGATGAGGGAGAGCTTGAGAGGACGGGTCAGCCGGTCTGCATTTATGAAATATACAGTGGAGCTGCAGCGTGGCCATTCTTGCACCATGGTTCTTTATACCGTGGACTAAGTCTT TCTACCAGAGCACAGAGATTGAGATCAGATGATGTGAATGCTGTTTCCAGGCTTCCTGTTTTAAATGAAACCTATTATAGGGACATTCTCTGTGAAATTGGAGGAATGTTTGCTATTGCAAAAAAGGTGGATAACATTCATGGGAGACCTTGGATTGGGTTTCAATCATGGCATGCTGCTGGTAGGAag GTCTCATTGTCTACAGAAGCTGAAAAGGTTTTGGAGGAAACAATACAAGAGAACACTAAAGGAGATGTGATATATTTTTGGGCACGTATGAACATGAATGAAGGGTTTGAAAATGCACTTACTTTTTGGTCCATGTGTGACATCTTGAATGGGGGATACTGCAG AAATGCTTTTGAAGATACATTCCGACGGATGTATGGCTTGCCATCACATATTGAAGCTCTTCCCCCCATGCCTGAAGATGGTGGTCACTGGTCTGCTCTGCATAGCTGGGTTATGCCAACCCCATCATTCCTGGAGTTTGTTATGTTTTCTCG AATGTTTGCTGATTCTCTTGATGCCTTGCACACCAATGGTAGCAAAAGAAATATTTGTTTGTTGGGCTCTTCAGACATTGAG AAAAAGCATTGTTACTGTCGGATCTTGGAAGTTCTTGTCAATGTCTGGGCTTATCATAGTGGAAGGAAAATGGTTTTGATAGATCCACACTCGGGTTCATTGCAAGAGCAACACCCAGTTGAGCTACGGCAAGGACATATGTGGGCAAAATACTTCAATATTTCGTTGTTAAAAAGAATGGATGAAGATCTAGCAGAGGCTGCTGATGATGGTGACCATCCAAGTGAGATGTGGTTATGGCCATTAACTGGGGAAGTGCATTGGCAAGGTATatatgaaagagagagagaacaaAGATATAGGCTAAAGATggacaagaaaagaaaaacaaaagagaaaTTAATTGAAAGGATGAAATATGGATACAGGCAGAAGTCACTTGGAGGATAG